Within Bacteroidota bacterium, the genomic segment TTCTCCCCGCGAACGGAACTGTTCAAATTCTTGATTTCTTGTTCCCTATCCCACGCTGAGTAGAAAACGGCATCCCCACCGACAGGATAATTCCTGGAATAGTTGATGTAGTCACGCTTGGTTTGACTGTAGAGATTGTTGATGCGGATGGTTCCATTGTCGGGTGTGTTGATATCGAGAAGCAAGCCTGCACCGCCACGTGAACGGATCTCGTCCGTGAAGTTCAACGTGAAGTCGGTATACCTCCATCCCTTGCCGAGCTGGAGACTGGCAAGATTCTGAACCGAAAGGTTGAAGCGCTCGTCGCTTCTGTCGCGGCGCTCAATGTTGCCTGTTACCTGAACACCCACAACGTCGTCAAAAAATCGCTCACCGTACTTCCCGTTGAAGTCGTACAACACCCCGGAAGTATGGAGCTGATTGTAGGCCTGCTTGATGTCGAGCCGAAGCTGGCGCTCAGAGGGGGCTTTTCGGGTAACGAGGTTGACACTTCCTGCAATTGCATCACCATCTTTGTCCGGTGTGAGGGCTTTGAACAACTCGACGCCTGCAAGCGTGCCTTGTGAGAACGTGCTTAGGTCTACTCCTCTGGAATCTGCATCTGTTGGTGGAATTCTCACTCCATCTATCGTGAACGACGTGAACTTGTCGCTCATTCCGCGGAGGATCACTTTGCTTGCCTCACCTCCTGATCTGATCAGCGAAACACCCGGCAAGCGTCCGATCGCTTCCGCGGCATTTGCATCAGGCAACTCCTTGATCTTCTCCTCCGAAATGACGTTGACAATGGTGTTGGAAGTGATCTGCTGGTTAATGGCCGCAATCTGACCGCGGGCCTGGGCTGTCACGAGAACTTCTTCACCCTCCAACACATCCGGCACCAGCGCGCTGTTGAGTGTGTTTTCCCCGCTTGCGATGTTGCGCGTGATTTCCCTCGTTACGTACCCGATATAGGATACGCGTACCGAGTACGTTCCGGGCGAAATACCCGTGACCCTGTACTTTCCTTCCCGATCCGTCACTCCCCCCAATGCCGTACCTCGGAGAAAAACATTCGCTCCGATGAGCGGCTCTTTTGAAACAGAATCTGTCACAACGCCCCGCAATATGCCCTGCCCGAACAACGTGCACGGCATCAGCAGGAGAATGAGCAGAAAAGACTTTCCGGGGATTTGCATATACTGCTCCTTGATTGGTTTGAATTGGTGTTATAAAACCTTCTACGGTTTCAGTTCATTGCCGTTGATGGTTGTGTTTACTGCTTCCATCCCTACAACATGTTCTATCTTGTATCCCTTCGCTACTTCCTTGAAGACACAGTTCACGAGCCGGATATCCCGCAATGGCGCTTCCTCATAGCCGACAAGATTGAGCGCCGTTCTGCAGGAATCCACCGTCATCCGCTCGATGCTGATGCTCCGAATGGTGGGAAGGAAATTCCCTTCTCTCCCCTCTTCATAAAAGAGGTCGATATCCACAACCGCCCGGCCGACAAGCCGCACGTGCATGTTGCGGAGGTGAATATTCTCCACGATGCCGCCGCGTACGGCATTGGTTTTGACGCGCAACGCATTGTACAGAACCGGGCTTTCGAACTCGCAATCCTTGGCAAACACATTGCGGACTCCGCCGGTCATTTCGCTGCCGATCGTGATGCCGCCATGCCCGTCTTTGAAGACGCACCGGCGGAT encodes:
- a CDS encoding carboxypeptidase-like regulatory domain-containing protein, which codes for MQIPGKSFLLILLLMPCTLFGQGILRGVVTDSVSKEPLIGANVFLRGTALGGVTDREGKYRVTGISPGTYSVRVSYIGYVTREITRNIASGENTLNSALVPDVLEGEEVLVTAQARGQIAAINQQITSNTIVNVISEEKIKELPDANAAEAIGRLPGVSLIRSGGEASKVILRGMSDKFTSFTIDGVRIPPTDADSRGVDLSTFSQGTLAGVELFKALTPDKDGDAIAGSVNLVTRKAPSERQLRLDIKQAYNQLHTSGVLYDFNGKYGERFFDDVVGVQVTGNIERRDRSDERFNLSVQNLASLQLGKGWRYTDFTLNFTDEIRSRGGAGLLLDINTPDNGTIRINNLYSQTKRDYINYSRNYPVGGDAVFYSAWDREQEIKNLNSSVRGE